The following proteins are encoded in a genomic region of Spirosoma sp. SC4-14:
- a CDS encoding NADP-dependent malic enzyme, with product MQQKIRREDALDYHAKGRPGKLEVIPTKEYSTQRDLSLAYSPGVAEPCLAIEANPDDAYKYTAKGNLVAVISNGTAVLGLGDIGASASKPVMEGKGLLFKIYADIDVFDIELNTKDIDEFARTVKILEPTFGGVNLEDIKAPECFEIEERLKREMNIPVMHDDQHGTAIVSGAALLNALELVGKQIETARFVFLGAGAAAISCARQYVALGAQYENIVMFDVNGPLRTDRSDLSDIMRPFATTRNIKSLADAFANADVFVGLSKGNIVNQDLIRSMARDAIVFAMANPTPEISYDDAMAARPDIIMATGRSDYPNQVNNVLGFPYIFRGALDVRATEINEAMKLAATYALAELAKKPVPDIVNLAYGEDNIVFSRTYILPKPVDPRLLATVAPAVAKAAIDSGVARQPISDWEAYKQQLARRLGQDNQISRVILTKAKSNPKRVVFADAENLKVLKAAQQVRDEGIAYPILLGETAKVQQIIQDHSLDLGNIPIIDPRAPEQNGLIERFANIYFEKRKRKGVNATEARKMIYYRNYFGAMMVETGEADALISGLTRSYPDTIRPALQVIGKEPGVQKVAGMYILLTKRGPLFFSDTTVNFNPSAEEIVEITEMTAKAVERFNIKPRIALVTYSNFGSAKGEDAEKMNRAVEILQRKHPDLIVDGEIQAHLAFNTELLEQNHPFSKLVGEGANTLIFPNLSAANIAYNLMSEAAGFDAIGPILLGIRKPVYVLQLGSSEREIVNMVAIAVVEAQGK from the coding sequence ATGCAACAGAAAATCCGGCGTGAAGATGCCCTTGATTACCACGCCAAGGGACGCCCGGGTAAGCTTGAAGTTATCCCGACCAAAGAATACAGTACCCAGCGCGACCTGTCACTTGCCTACTCTCCAGGCGTGGCAGAACCCTGCCTGGCCATCGAGGCAAACCCCGACGATGCCTACAAATACACAGCCAAAGGCAATTTGGTAGCGGTTATTAGTAATGGTACGGCCGTACTCGGTTTGGGCGATATTGGTGCTTCGGCCAGTAAGCCTGTTATGGAAGGTAAAGGATTACTCTTCAAAATTTATGCCGATATTGATGTCTTTGACATTGAGCTCAATACAAAAGATATTGATGAGTTTGCCCGGACAGTCAAAATTCTGGAACCAACCTTCGGTGGCGTTAATCTGGAAGACATCAAGGCACCCGAGTGTTTCGAAATAGAGGAACGACTCAAACGGGAAATGAACATTCCGGTCATGCACGACGACCAGCATGGCACGGCTATTGTTAGTGGAGCAGCACTCCTCAATGCGCTCGAACTGGTTGGTAAACAGATCGAAACGGCTCGGTTTGTGTTTCTGGGGGCGGGCGCGGCTGCCATTTCATGCGCCCGGCAGTATGTGGCTCTGGGTGCTCAATACGAGAATATTGTTATGTTCGATGTGAATGGGCCGTTGCGTACCGACCGCTCCGATCTCAGCGACATTATGCGCCCGTTTGCCACCACCCGCAATATTAAATCGCTGGCAGATGCCTTCGCCAATGCCGATGTATTTGTTGGACTCTCGAAGGGCAACATTGTTAACCAGGATCTGATCCGGTCGATGGCCAGAGATGCCATTGTTTTTGCAATGGCTAATCCAACCCCGGAGATTAGTTACGACGATGCAATGGCTGCTCGTCCTGATATTATTATGGCAACCGGCCGGTCAGACTACCCCAATCAGGTTAACAATGTACTGGGTTTCCCCTACATTTTCCGGGGAGCACTCGACGTTCGGGCTACCGAAATCAACGAGGCCATGAAACTGGCAGCAACCTATGCGCTTGCTGAACTCGCCAAGAAACCTGTTCCCGATATTGTGAATCTGGCCTATGGCGAAGACAATATAGTTTTTAGTCGAACTTATATTCTGCCCAAGCCCGTTGATCCGCGCCTGCTGGCAACTGTGGCTCCGGCCGTAGCCAAAGCTGCAATAGACTCTGGTGTAGCCCGGCAACCCATTTCAGACTGGGAAGCCTACAAACAACAACTAGCCCGCCGGCTTGGTCAGGACAATCAGATTTCGCGGGTTATTTTAACCAAAGCCAAATCGAATCCGAAACGAGTGGTTTTTGCCGATGCCGAAAATCTGAAAGTACTGAAGGCTGCCCAGCAAGTTCGTGATGAGGGCATTGCCTATCCAATTTTGCTTGGCGAAACCGCCAAAGTTCAACAGATTATTCAGGACCACAGTCTCGATTTGGGAAATATCCCGATTATTGACCCACGTGCCCCCGAACAAAATGGCTTGATCGAGCGATTTGCCAACATATACTTCGAGAAACGCAAGCGAAAAGGCGTCAATGCAACCGAAGCCCGTAAAATGATATACTATCGCAACTATTTTGGCGCGATGATGGTCGAAACGGGCGAAGCCGATGCACTAATTTCCGGACTAACCCGCAGCTATCCAGACACCATCCGACCGGCACTTCAGGTGATCGGAAAAGAGCCTGGTGTACAGAAAGTGGCCGGTATGTATATTCTGCTTACGAAGCGGGGACCACTGTTTTTTTCCGATACTACGGTTAATTTTAACCCCTCGGCCGAAGAAATTGTGGAAATAACCGAGATGACCGCCAAAGCCGTCGAGCGGTTCAACATCAAGCCGCGCATTGCACTGGTAACCTACTCCAACTTCGGAAGTGCCAAAGGGGAAGACGCCGAAAAAATGAACCGTGCCGTCGAGATCCTGCAACGGAAACACCCTGATTTGATTGTAGACGGTGAAATTCAGGCCCACCTGGCTTTCAATACCGAGTTACTGGAGCAAAACCATCCGTTCAGCAAGCTGGTGGGCGAAGGAGCCAACACGCTCATTTTCCCGAACCTGTCGGCCGCAAACATCGCCTACAACCTGATGTCGGAAGCGGCCGGTTTCGATGCCATTGGTCCAATTTTGCTCGGTATACGCAAACCTGTTTATGTTTTGCAATTAGGCTCATCCGAGCGCGAAATTGTCAATATGGTCGCCATCGCCGTCGTAGAAGCGCAGGGAAAGTAA
- the trpS gene encoding tryptophan--tRNA ligase: MSRILTGIQSSGRPHLGNILGAIKPAIDLSKHPDNESFLFIADLHSLTTIKDGPTRREFTKAVAATWLAFGLDTTKNTFWRQSRVSEHTELCWYLSCFTPIPMLNNATSFKEKSDRATGAVNTGLFVYPVLQAADILLYDAEIIPVGKDQRQHIEMTRDIASTFNRQYDEEIFILPEAQIDDRLMTIPGIDGAKMSKSYNNYIDIFLPENELWKVIKKIKSDSTPLEDPKNPDTDITFQLYSLLASDEQKDELRRLYEGGNYGYGMAKKALYELIIAQFATERERFNYYTIENPDALEAELQAGEEKARAVASKTMTRVREKLGFC, from the coding sequence GTGTCACGCATTTTAACAGGTATTCAAAGCAGCGGGCGACCGCATTTAGGAAACATTCTGGGGGCTATTAAACCCGCTATCGATTTATCTAAACACCCTGACAATGAATCGTTTTTATTCATTGCCGATCTTCATTCGCTAACCACAATTAAGGATGGGCCAACGCGCCGTGAATTTACAAAAGCGGTGGCGGCTACCTGGCTGGCGTTTGGGCTTGATACGACAAAAAATACATTCTGGCGCCAGTCCAGGGTGTCTGAACATACCGAACTATGCTGGTATCTGAGCTGCTTTACGCCGATTCCGATGCTTAATAATGCAACGTCGTTTAAGGAAAAATCGGATCGTGCGACGGGGGCGGTTAATACAGGACTTTTCGTTTATCCGGTCTTGCAGGCTGCCGATATTCTGCTCTACGATGCCGAAATCATTCCGGTGGGTAAGGATCAACGCCAGCATATTGAAATGACCCGCGATATTGCCAGTACCTTTAACCGGCAGTATGATGAAGAAATATTCATACTGCCCGAAGCGCAGATTGACGACCGGCTAATGACGATTCCAGGAATCGACGGCGCAAAGATGAGTAAGTCGTATAATAATTATATCGACATTTTTCTGCCCGAAAATGAGTTATGGAAAGTGATCAAGAAGATCAAGTCTGACTCGACCCCGCTCGAAGACCCCAAAAACCCGGATACCGATATTACATTCCAGCTATACTCGCTACTGGCATCTGACGAGCAAAAAGACGAACTTCGCCGGTTATATGAGGGTGGAAATTATGGCTACGGAATGGCAAAAAAAGCCCTTTACGAACTAATTATCGCACAGTTTGCCACCGAACGGGAACGGTTCAACTACTATACGATTGAAAATCCTGATGCGCTGGAAGCTGAACTACAGGCAGGAGAAGAAAAAGCCCGTGCAGTGGCCAGTAAAACCATGACCCGCGTTCGTGAAAAGCTAGGATTTTGCTAG
- the pgl gene encoding 6-phosphogluconolactonase yields the protein MQLITTKNPADLAKTAADFIAKRITDVLKKPGSDGQERFTIALSGGSTPKALHELLAKSPYREQIPWAQLHVFWGDERYVSIHDEQSNAGMAYDTLLGHVFTPESQIHVWNTELEPEAAAADYDRILHDYFGETGPTFDLVLLGMGDDGHTLSLFPGTEVVHEKTAWTKAYFLTQQSMYRLTLTAPIVNRASCVVFLVAGPKKAEPLKEVLEGDYNPDKYPSQEIKPINGELVWLVDEKAAALL from the coding sequence ATGCAACTCATAACGACCAAGAATCCTGCTGATCTGGCTAAAACTGCGGCTGACTTTATTGCAAAGCGCATAACCGATGTGCTGAAGAAGCCAGGCTCCGATGGCCAGGAGCGGTTTACTATTGCCCTCTCGGGAGGGAGTACTCCCAAAGCCCTACACGAACTTTTGGCCAAATCGCCTTACCGGGAACAGATTCCGTGGGCGCAACTGCATGTGTTTTGGGGAGATGAACGCTACGTGTCTATTCATGATGAGCAGAGTAATGCCGGTATGGCTTACGATACGCTGCTTGGTCATGTTTTTACGCCTGAATCACAAATCCATGTCTGGAATACCGAACTGGAACCCGAAGCGGCTGCTGCCGACTACGACCGTATTTTACACGACTATTTTGGCGAAACCGGCCCAACTTTCGATCTGGTCTTACTCGGTATGGGCGACGATGGGCATACGCTATCCTTGTTTCCGGGCACAGAGGTTGTTCACGAAAAAACAGCATGGACAAAAGCGTATTTCCTGACTCAGCAGAGTATGTATCGGCTAACGCTAACGGCACCTATTGTGAATCGGGCGTCGTGTGTTGTGTTTCTGGTTGCTGGCCCTAAAAAAGCCGAGCCGCTAAAGGAGGTATTGGAGGGAGACTATAATCCAGACAAATATCCCTCGCAGGAGATCAAACCGATCAACGGTGAGTTAGTATGGCTCGTTGATGAGAAAGCGGCTGCGTTGCTGTGA
- the zwf gene encoding glucose-6-phosphate dehydrogenase, whose translation MIPATNQRPPATVIFIFGGSGDLNLRKLTPALYNLFIDTYLPENFSVVGIGRSNYTDETFRERLLDGVKEFSRRKDGPWDQFAPHISYLQMDGGDETAYPKISDFVAARKEEWGEEPNVLFYLAVAPQLVPGIATNLSKLPLCHDKPHVRIVVEKPFGHDLKTAQELNTLLGGLFAEEQIYRIDHYLGKETVQNILALRFANSLFEPIWNRRYVEHIQITAAETVGLEGRGGYYEGSGALRDMIQNHLLQVLCMVATEPPISFDANEVRNKKVDVLNAIRRIQPDQVNEVAVRGQYGPGKVKDKDMPGYREEEGVKPDSATETFAAVKLYVDNWRWENVPFYLRTGKSMPEKTTVITIQFKPAPNYAFPGEATSTWEANKLVISIQPAMDIRLRLQVKRPGQTLAIDPVEMVFSYKTAYDGQEPEAYETLLLDAMTGDATLFMRADQVEAAWKVVTPIIEAWGSEAPTDFPNYAPGSWGPQAAMDLIEKDGFEWMTK comes from the coding sequence ATGATCCCTGCTACTAACCAGCGACCTCCTGCCACTGTTATTTTTATTTTTGGTGGAAGTGGAGATCTCAATTTGCGCAAACTTACACCTGCGCTCTACAATTTATTTATCGATACTTATTTGCCAGAAAATTTCTCCGTTGTTGGTATTGGCCGGAGCAATTATACAGACGAAACATTTCGCGAACGCCTGTTGGATGGTGTTAAAGAATTCTCCCGGCGTAAGGATGGGCCGTGGGATCAGTTTGCACCGCACATCTCCTATTTGCAGATGGACGGTGGCGACGAAACTGCGTATCCGAAAATTTCGGATTTTGTAGCGGCCCGAAAAGAGGAGTGGGGTGAAGAACCAAATGTGCTCTTCTATCTGGCCGTAGCGCCACAACTGGTGCCTGGCATTGCTACCAACCTATCGAAACTGCCGCTTTGCCACGATAAACCGCATGTTCGGATTGTGGTAGAAAAACCGTTTGGCCATGATCTGAAAACGGCTCAGGAGCTAAATACACTACTCGGTGGCTTGTTTGCCGAAGAACAGATCTACCGGATCGACCACTATCTGGGTAAGGAAACGGTTCAGAATATACTGGCCCTTCGCTTTGCCAATTCGCTCTTCGAACCGATCTGGAACCGGCGTTATGTCGAACATATTCAGATTACGGCGGCCGAAACCGTTGGTCTGGAAGGGCGCGGTGGCTACTACGAAGGTTCTGGCGCCCTGCGTGATATGATCCAGAACCACCTGTTGCAGGTGCTGTGTATGGTTGCTACGGAGCCGCCGATCAGTTTCGATGCCAACGAAGTTCGGAACAAAAAAGTAGATGTGCTGAATGCTATCCGCCGGATTCAACCCGATCAGGTCAATGAGGTTGCGGTGCGGGGGCAGTATGGACCAGGTAAAGTAAAAGATAAGGATATGCCCGGTTATCGGGAAGAAGAGGGCGTTAAACCCGATTCGGCTACCGAGACGTTTGCCGCCGTTAAGTTATACGTCGATAACTGGCGCTGGGAAAATGTGCCGTTCTATCTGCGTACGGGCAAGTCGATGCCCGAGAAAACAACGGTCATTACCATCCAGTTTAAACCCGCTCCAAACTATGCATTTCCGGGCGAAGCAACCAGTACCTGGGAGGCTAATAAATTAGTGATCAGTATACAACCCGCTATGGATATTCGGTTGCGTTTGCAGGTGAAGCGGCCTGGTCAGACGTTAGCTATCGATCCGGTCGAAATGGTATTTAGCTACAAAACGGCCTACGATGGTCAGGAGCCGGAAGCCTATGAAACCCTTTTGCTCGATGCCATGACGGGCGATGCAACCCTGTTTATGCGGGCCGACCAGGTAGAAGCTGCCTGGAAAGTGGTAACGCCAATTATTGAAGCCTGGGGTAGTGAAGCGCCAACCGATTTTCCGAACTATGCACCAGGTTCGTGGGGACCACAGGCGGCTATGGACCTCATCGAGAAAGATGGCTTCGAATGGATGACAAAATAA
- the rpiB gene encoding ribose 5-phosphate isomerase B: MKIAIGSDHAGFHYKEAIKNMLTDLGHDVVDKGTYAETPPVDYPRFIRPVAEAVAAGEVERGVVLGGSGNGEAMTANRVKGVRCALCWNEESARLGRQHNNANVISLGERMMSEETALKLVQIWLDTPFEGGRHLARIQELDE; this comes from the coding sequence ATGAAAATCGCCATTGGCTCCGATCACGCCGGTTTCCACTACAAAGAAGCCATCAAAAACATGTTAACCGACCTGGGTCACGACGTTGTCGACAAGGGCACATACGCCGAAACCCCCCCCGTCGATTACCCCCGGTTTATTCGTCCCGTTGCCGAAGCCGTTGCTGCCGGAGAGGTTGAACGGGGCGTGGTGCTGGGAGGATCGGGCAATGGCGAAGCCATGACAGCCAACCGCGTGAAAGGCGTTCGCTGTGCTCTCTGCTGGAACGAAGAATCAGCCCGATTAGGTCGCCAGCATAACAATGCCAATGTAATTTCGCTGGGCGAACGAATGATGTCGGAAGAAACAGCCCTGAAACTCGTTCAGATCTGGCTCGACACGCCCTTTGAAGGAGGTCGGCATCTGGCGCGGATTCAGGAGCTAGACGAGTAA
- a CDS encoding ABC transporter ATP-binding protein translates to MAILWTYLKPYRWLALFALLLAGIAQILALIDPIIFGKLIDEYATSPGTKPDSEKISGVLQLLSIAVGVAVVANITKAFQEYQTRLVVQKFGTDIFNDGLKQTLRLSYQEFGDQSSGATLSILQKVRTDTEKFINSFVNILFSSIVGMGFLVWYAITKHWALVPVFVIGVLVLGSLTGLLSKQIKTTQRSINRETALMSGVITESLHNIELIKSLGLTFPEIRRLKGQTNRIFELEMFKVRRVRLLTFWQSTTLNVLKQSILFTLLWLIFHNVLSTGELISMQFISVSIFNPLQDMGNIILAYRETEAGLNSFEQLMQKPIERNPESPVEVGPIEHLRFSDVVFQHKGARQHAIDGVSFEASLGDTIAFVGPSGSGKSTMVKLLVGLYRPVDGEIFYNDISTKDLRFNPMRRQIGFVTQDTHLFSGTIRENLLFVKPDATEADLLDALTKAACGPLLARSEKGLDTQIGEGGLKMSGGEKQRVSIARALVRHPRLLIFDEATSALDSITEEEITATVRSVSAMNEQITVLIAHRLSTIMHADTIFVLEKGKIVEAGNHHELVSQKGLYYAMWRQQIGERKTDDVRA, encoded by the coding sequence ATGGCCATTCTCTGGACCTATCTGAAGCCCTATCGCTGGCTGGCATTGTTCGCACTGCTGCTGGCTGGCATTGCGCAGATTCTGGCGCTGATTGATCCAATCATTTTCGGTAAACTGATTGATGAATATGCTACGAGCCCAGGAACGAAACCCGATTCTGAAAAGATTTCGGGGGTGTTGCAGTTGCTGAGCATTGCGGTGGGTGTTGCCGTAGTAGCGAATATTACCAAAGCATTTCAGGAATACCAAACCCGGTTGGTTGTCCAGAAATTCGGAACCGATATTTTCAACGATGGATTAAAACAAACACTTCGTTTGTCGTATCAGGAATTTGGCGACCAGAGTAGCGGTGCCACCCTATCCATTCTGCAAAAGGTCCGTACCGATACAGAGAAGTTCATCAACTCGTTTGTCAATATTCTCTTCTCGTCTATCGTTGGCATGGGGTTTCTGGTCTGGTATGCCATCACAAAACATTGGGCGCTGGTACCGGTGTTTGTGATTGGGGTATTGGTGTTGGGAAGCCTGACCGGTTTGCTCAGTAAGCAGATCAAAACAACGCAACGGTCGATCAACCGCGAAACGGCTCTGATGTCGGGGGTAATTACCGAATCGCTGCACAATATCGAACTGATCAAAAGCCTCGGGCTGACGTTTCCCGAAATACGTCGGCTAAAAGGGCAAACCAACCGGATTTTCGAACTGGAAATGTTTAAGGTTCGGCGTGTGCGGCTGCTAACCTTCTGGCAAAGTACGACGCTCAATGTACTGAAGCAATCGATCCTGTTTACGCTACTGTGGCTGATTTTTCATAATGTGCTCAGTACGGGTGAGTTGATTTCGATGCAGTTCATTTCGGTATCGATCTTCAATCCATTGCAGGATATGGGCAATATTATTCTGGCCTACCGCGAAACCGAAGCCGGACTGAACAGTTTTGAGCAGTTGATGCAGAAACCCATCGAACGAAATCCTGAGTCGCCCGTTGAGGTGGGACCAATTGAGCACCTCCGGTTTTCTGATGTTGTGTTTCAGCACAAAGGTGCTCGTCAGCATGCAATCGACGGCGTATCTTTTGAGGCTAGTCTGGGCGACACCATTGCCTTTGTAGGTCCATCGGGTTCGGGGAAGTCGACAATGGTAAAATTGCTGGTAGGCCTCTATCGACCCGTGGATGGCGAAATCTTTTACAACGACATTTCGACCAAAGACCTTCGATTCAATCCAATGCGTCGGCAAATCGGCTTCGTTACCCAGGATACACACCTGTTTTCGGGGACCATCCGCGAAAACCTGCTGTTTGTGAAGCCCGATGCAACCGAAGCCGACTTGCTCGATGCCCTAACTAAAGCGGCCTGTGGTCCATTGCTAGCTCGCTCCGAAAAAGGTCTCGATACGCAAATTGGCGAAGGAGGTTTGAAGATGTCCGGGGGAGAAAAACAACGGGTATCGATTGCCCGAGCCCTGGTTCGGCACCCCCGGTTGCTTATTTTCGACGAAGCTACCTCCGCGCTCGATTCCATTACGGAAGAGGAAATAACGGCTACCGTTCGCAGTGTTTCGGCCATGAATGAGCAGATAACGGTACTGATTGCTCACCGCTTATCAACCATCATGCATGCCGATACCATTTTTGTGCTGGAGAAAGGAAAGATTGTAGAAGCCGGAAACCACCATGAGCTGGTTTCGCAAAAAGGGCTATATTACGCTATGTGGCGACAGCAAATAGGCGAACGAAAGACGGACGATGTTCGGGCCTGA
- a CDS encoding FUSC family membrane protein has protein sequence MNKRTRQVNYFLSGQYFSNGLRTTLSILLPSLLLAQIDQLSMGMAMSMGALSVSLSDAPGPVRHRQNGMAATVASGFIIAFITGFARMNAFTLGLEILVFGFLFSMLNVYGARAASVGTAALLVMILTLDRPLDVNGILVQSGAILAGSIWYTVISLLAFRLQPYRSAQQALGLCIHEIAKFMAIKADFYNTTTELESDYRRLVTQQVVVSEKQDEVRELLFKSRQFVAESTSTGRLLVLTFVDVVDLYEQIVTMYYDYAAIRERFGPTGVLDTIARLVRRLSTELDHIGLTVQSVVPARKPIDFTHALNKLKNEIDALGDREGSTLVLKKVLVTLRNISQRLITMQTHINVPESNPASLEDLEYTRFVSHQKIDVKAFVDNLTLNSSVFRHSVRVALAMLIGFVVTKFLEYGHHSYWVLLTISVILKPAFSLTKQRNMERIIGTFAGGVVGILILWFIPDKTVHFVLMVLFMIGTYSAQRVNYIVMVICLTPFILILFNFLGISYFGAAEERLLDTLLGGFIAFAASYLIFPRWESEQLAKPMYNILKANVSYVQLLLDVLSGNQVGIVEYKLARKEVYVTSANLAAAFERMVSEPKHKQRNEQTIYKFVVLNHILSSSVATITSALVSDSAKRYPAATIRPVKRALFTLSDSLWRLENKPTKPDTEKPAKTTSPTDIPIITLSAEDRLLTEQLNFIQQVSSDIGKLIDQIRE, from the coding sequence ATGAATAAACGTACCCGACAGGTTAACTACTTTTTGTCAGGCCAGTATTTTTCCAATGGCCTGCGAACCACGCTATCCATTTTGCTACCCTCGCTCCTGCTGGCTCAGATCGACCAGTTGTCGATGGGGATGGCCATGTCGATGGGTGCGTTGAGTGTTAGCCTGAGCGATGCTCCCGGCCCAGTTCGGCATCGGCAAAACGGGATGGCCGCTACGGTTGCCTCTGGCTTTATCATTGCATTTATCACGGGGTTTGCCCGCATGAACGCGTTTACACTGGGCCTCGAAATTCTGGTGTTCGGGTTCCTCTTTTCCATGCTGAATGTTTACGGAGCCCGGGCGGCTTCGGTTGGCACAGCCGCGCTGCTGGTCATGATTCTTACCCTCGACCGACCGCTCGACGTAAACGGTATTTTGGTGCAATCGGGTGCAATTCTGGCGGGTAGTATCTGGTATACGGTTATCAGCTTACTGGCGTTCCGGCTCCAGCCTTATCGGTCGGCGCAGCAGGCACTGGGATTATGTATTCATGAAATTGCTAAGTTCATGGCCATAAAGGCCGATTTCTATAATACGACAACCGAGCTCGAAAGCGACTATCGGCGACTGGTTACCCAGCAGGTCGTGGTAAGTGAAAAACAGGATGAAGTTCGGGAGTTGCTTTTCAAAAGTCGGCAATTTGTGGCCGAATCAACCAGCACCGGCCGGTTACTGGTACTGACGTTTGTGGATGTAGTCGACCTCTACGAACAAATCGTAACGATGTATTACGACTACGCGGCCATTCGCGAGCGATTCGGGCCAACCGGCGTTCTGGACACGATAGCCCGGCTTGTTCGTCGGTTATCGACCGAACTCGACCACATTGGTCTGACAGTGCAATCGGTGGTACCGGCTCGCAAACCTATCGATTTTACCCATGCACTAAACAAGCTCAAAAATGAAATCGATGCACTTGGCGACCGGGAAGGCAGTACGCTGGTTTTGAAGAAAGTGCTGGTTACGTTGCGAAACATAAGTCAGCGACTGATAACGATGCAAACTCATATCAACGTTCCCGAGTCAAATCCAGCATCGCTCGAAGATCTGGAATATACGCGGTTTGTTTCTCACCAAAAAATCGACGTTAAAGCTTTTGTAGACAACCTGACGCTCAACTCGTCGGTATTCCGGCATTCGGTACGCGTAGCTTTAGCGATGCTGATTGGCTTCGTGGTTACGAAATTTCTTGAATACGGACACCATAGCTACTGGGTGCTGTTAACGATTTCGGTAATTCTTAAACCAGCCTTTAGCCTGACGAAACAACGGAATATGGAACGGATTATCGGAACGTTTGCGGGCGGAGTGGTCGGTATTCTGATTCTGTGGTTTATTCCTGACAAAACCGTGCATTTTGTGCTGATGGTGCTGTTTATGATTGGTACTTACAGCGCCCAGCGGGTCAACTACATCGTGATGGTTATTTGCCTCACGCCCTTCATTCTTATTTTGTTCAATTTTCTGGGCATTAGCTATTTTGGCGCTGCCGAAGAACGATTACTGGACACACTACTGGGTGGTTTTATTGCTTTTGCAGCCAGTTATTTAATTTTCCCCCGCTGGGAATCGGAGCAGTTAGCCAAACCGATGTACAATATACTGAAAGCCAATGTAAGCTACGTACAGCTTCTGCTCGATGTGCTATCTGGCAACCAGGTTGGCATTGTTGAGTATAAACTTGCCCGAAAAGAGGTGTATGTCACTTCGGCAAACCTCGCGGCCGCCTTCGAACGAATGGTGTCGGAGCCTAAACACAAGCAACGAAACGAACAAACGATTTATAAATTCGTTGTGCTGAATCACATTCTGTCTTCCAGCGTAGCCACCATTACTTCTGCTCTCGTTAGCGATAGCGCAAAAAGATACCCTGCTGCAACTATCCGCCCGGTCAAACGTGCATTGTTTACGCTGAGCGACAGTCTTTGGCGATTAGAGAACAAACCGACAAAACCAGATACGGAAAAACCGGCCAAAACCACGTCGCCGACAGACATTCCCATAATAACCCTTTCGGCCGAAGACCGACTTCTGACCGAACAGTTAAATTTTATTCAGCAGGTCAGCAGCGACATTGGCAAACTAATTGATCAAATTCGGGAGTAG
- a CDS encoding S1-like domain-containing RNA-binding protein has protein sequence MLRIGRMNRLTALRETSVGFFLGDPYLNNPNEDVLLPNKYVPESLAVGEEIDVFVYTDSEDRPIATTLTPHIMRDEFAPLPVVSVTGIGAFLNWGLEKDLFVPHKEQSKPMEAGQWYVVYLYLDRRTNRLVASSKISRFLDMDVSELREGDAVDLLAYERTDLGFNVIINDRYQGLLYRNEIFQPIQVGDRMPGYIKRIRDDNRIDVSLQQEGYQNVEPNAQRILDTLKTNSGFLPLTDKSDPQLIYRTLEMSKKTFKKAIGTLYRERKIVLREDGIALV, from the coding sequence ATGCTTAGAATCGGCCGTATGAACCGACTTACGGCGCTGCGCGAAACCAGCGTCGGTTTTTTCTTAGGTGATCCGTATCTCAATAACCCCAACGAAGATGTATTGTTACCCAACAAATATGTCCCGGAGTCGCTGGCTGTTGGCGAAGAAATCGACGTTTTCGTCTATACGGACTCCGAAGACCGGCCGATTGCCACAACCCTGACGCCACACATCATGCGCGATGAGTTTGCGCCCTTGCCGGTTGTGTCGGTCACTGGTATTGGCGCATTTCTGAACTGGGGGCTCGAAAAGGATTTGTTTGTGCCTCATAAGGAGCAGAGCAAACCGATGGAGGCTGGGCAATGGTATGTGGTTTATCTGTATCTCGACCGCCGGACGAACCGATTGGTGGCTTCCAGTAAAATAAGTCGGTTTCTGGATATGGATGTGTCGGAGTTACGTGAAGGCGATGCCGTCGATCTGCTGGCTTACGAACGTACTGATCTGGGCTTCAATGTGATCATTAACGACCGCTATCAGGGGCTTTTATATCGGAACGAAATTTTTCAGCCTATTCAGGTTGGCGACCGGATGCCGGGCTATATTAAACGCATTCGCGACGATAATCGGATCGATGTTAGCCTTCAGCAGGAGGGGTATCAGAATGTTGAACCCAATGCCCAGCGGATTCTGGATACGCTTAAAACAAATAGCGGTTTTTTACCATTGACCGATAAAAGCGACCCGCAACTCATTTACCGCACGCTGGAAATGAGCAAAAAAACGTTCAAAAAAGCCATTGGTACCTTATATCGGGAGCGCAAAATCGTGCTGCGGGAAGACGGTATTGCGTTGGTATAG